The following DNA comes from Peribacillus sp. FSL E2-0218.
TTCTTCATCGATAAGGAGCTTATAAGCGATCCATACGAGAAGTAATCCTCCAATTAAATGTAATCCTGGAACCTCCAAGATAACGACAACAAGCAGCGTTGCAATGATCCTGATCACAATCGCCCCGACAGCTCCCCAAATGATCACCTTTTTTTGCTGATCTTTCGGAAGCTTTCTGGCAGCAAGCCCGATTAGGATTGCATTATCACCAGCAAGAACCAAATCTATCATAATGATTGCTAAAAGTCCTGAAATGAATTCACCTGTTAAAAAATCCAACACATCTTCCTCCTTTAATACAAAAATAAAGAGACCTCTGCCATAAATGGCAAAGGTCTCGCTGAGCACTAAATGAATTAGGCCAATAAAGCCGGTGGGATTCCACGTAATGACGACTTTATTTCAGGTTATCCCTGACGCTACTCCCCTTCACGGGAATGAAGAGCTATGTAATTCCGCTTCACTTATGGTATAGGCCTCTTAGGAAAATACCATAAAAAAATATCACTAGTTCAGTATACCAAAATTACGAATAAATGAAAGAAAAAAAATAAGGAATCATAGACCTGTTTTTTTTGCAAAATATTGGCTATTCCTTCATATATGAAGATTTTACAAAAAAGTTCATCACTGCAGGCCTATCTTAAAAGTTTAATTTAGCTGGACCAATATCTCCATCAATCATCTCTGTCAAGTGATTGGTTAATTTCTCTGCAAGGCGCGGTATTGTGTTCAAATCCTTTCCCCATAATTGCTGATTATGCAAGATGGCCTCGATGAATTGCCAGGTTGGGACTTCTTTCTTATCGTGAAGCCTCCATAGATCTTGGAAGAATCCAATAACCTGTAAATCGTCTTGAATGATATATTCCTTACCGCCAAAGCTTTTGCCAATATACTTCCCATTTACTGTTTCTCCTTTATAAAAGCGGAGCAGACCCGCAAAACCTCTTACAATGGAGGCAGGCAGCTTCCCATTTCTTTCATGATAGTCTTCCAGCGTAGGTAGGAGGCGGACCTTAAACTTTGAAATGCTATTCAAAGAGATATCGGAAAGGAAATGCTGAACAAATGGATTGGCAAATCGCTCCAAAACGCTTTCCCCGTATTCGAGCAGTTCATCCTTGCCATATGGCAAGGAAGGAATGATTTCTTTTTCGATAGCCTGATATAGAAATTGATGGAAATCCGGATGTTCGGTGGCTTGTTTCACTTCTTTCAGGCCAAACAAAATCCCAAGAGGTGCCATTAATGTATGTAACCCATTTAATATCCGGACCTTCCTTAGCTGATAGGGTGTCAAATCCTTCACCCATCGTACATTCAAGCCTGATTGCTGCAACGGAAGGCGCTTATCGAGGGCCTGATCACCTTCAATGACCCATAAATGATAAGCTTCGGCAGTAGTTAGCAATGTATCCTCATATCCCAAAGAAGAAAATAACTCATGCGACTCTTTAACCGGGAAACCTGTTACGATTCGGTCAACAAGCGAGTTAAGGAAGAGGTTGTCCTGTTCTAGCCATTCAATGAATGACTTTGGCAACTCCCATTCCGCACAATGCTTTAGCACACACTGCTTCAATGAATCGCCGTTCCTCTCCAAAAGCTCACAAGGAAGCATGATGAGTCCTTTTTCCGAATCTCCCTGAAAATGAAGATAACGCCGATATAAAAAGGCGGTAAGCCTTCCCGGAAAGGCTTCGATCGGCTCCCCTTCAACAAAAGGAGTTGGCTGATATTTAAGCCCTGCCTCTGTCGTGTTGGATACTACGAATTCCAATGTAGGAATTTCGGCCATTTCCAAAAACCCCCACCACTCTTCATAGGGATTTATAACTTTTGAAAATACGGAAATGATCTCTGTATATTCCACCACTTCACCTTGATGGAAACCACGCATCATTAATGTATAAAGTCCGTCCTGCTGCTTCAATTCTTCGATTTTCCTTTTTCCTGTAGGACGAGGTTGTGTAACCGCTATACTTCCCTTGAAATGACCTTGTTTATTGCTTTCGGCTATCATCCAATCGAAGAAGCCGCGAAGGAAATTCCCCTCCCCAATCTGCAAAACTTTTATCGGATAATGCAACATTTGTGCAGATTGGACAGCCTGGGTATTTCGATTTAATCGCTTCAAGTTTCCTTCATTCATGTGCATGGCCACAAAACTCCTTTCTTACGGTATATGCATGCTTATATTTCGACAATGGCCTTGATCACTTTAGCTTCCGGTTGTAGCCACCCTTCAAATTGATCGATCATTTCGTCCAGCTCTGCACGATGTGTAATATACATACTTAAATCCAACCGCTTATTTCTCAGAGTATTCACCACTTCATCAAAATCTTGCCGCGTGGCATTTCTGCTTCCCATCAATGTAAGCTCCTTGCTATGGAATTCAGGATCATTAAAGCAAATATCCGATTTCACCAAACCTACATAAATTAACCTTCCGCCGTGGGCAGGGTACTTGAATGCATTCATCATCGATTTAGCGTTCCCCGTAGCGTCGAACACCACGCTTGGCATATCCCCTTTCGTCATCTCAGCCAATTTCTCCAATGGATTCTCCAGAAC
Coding sequences within:
- a CDS encoding tagaturonate reductase is translated as MHMNEGNLKRLNRNTQAVQSAQMLHYPIKVLQIGEGNFLRGFFDWMIAESNKQGHFKGSIAVTQPRPTGKRKIEELKQQDGLYTLMMRGFHQGEVVEYTEIISVFSKVINPYEEWWGFLEMAEIPTLEFVVSNTTEAGLKYQPTPFVEGEPIEAFPGRLTAFLYRRYLHFQGDSEKGLIMLPCELLERNGDSLKQCVLKHCAEWELPKSFIEWLEQDNLFLNSLVDRIVTGFPVKESHELFSSLGYEDTLLTTAEAYHLWVIEGDQALDKRLPLQQSGLNVRWVKDLTPYQLRKVRILNGLHTLMAPLGILFGLKEVKQATEHPDFHQFLYQAIEKEIIPSLPYGKDELLEYGESVLERFANPFVQHFLSDISLNSISKFKVRLLPTLEDYHERNGKLPASIVRGFAGLLRFYKGETVNGKYIGKSFGGKEYIIQDDLQVIGFFQDLWRLHDKKEVPTWQFIEAILHNQQLWGKDLNTIPRLAEKLTNHLTEMIDGDIGPAKLNF